One part of the Ziziphus jujuba cultivar Dongzao chromosome 2, ASM3175591v1 genome encodes these proteins:
- the LOC125422475 gene encoding loganic acid O-methyltransferase-like codes for MAAEETKEMQEAYPMKGGNGLYSYTKNSKPQRAATDAAKELIKMAIEENFDKEILFSSKTLRIADLGCSVGPNTFFAVQNIIEAFESRYQKHQELNSRIPEFQVFFSDHTSNDFNLLFTSLPQNNPYYAAGVPGSFYGRLFPKASLHFVYTSVAIHFRSEVPKEVMNKNSLAWNKGRIYYIYSSDEVVRTYKAQFDRDMEKFLQARAEEIVYGGLLVIVVGGIAHETHHSQSHGGMILELLGTCLMDLAKKGIVSEDKVDSFNIPIYLMTPQEVEAAVERNGCFSVERVEDIHHVGSDENNSLSITNAQEFSSYIRSGMEGLIKKHFGEEILDVLFDTYRKKVEDNPSIFKSGKALTFFILLKRKAIN; via the exons ATGGCAGCAGAGGAAACCAAGGAGATGCAAGAAGCATATCCAATGAAAGGTGGGAATGGTCTCTACAGCTACACCAAGAACTCCAAACCCCAG AGAGCAGCCACAGATGCTGCCAAAGAACTGATAAAGATGgcaattgaagaaaattttgataaagaaaTCCTATTTTCTTCCAAAACTTTGCGCATAGCAGATTTGGGTTGCTCTGTTGGACCTAATACATTTTTTGCAGTGCAAAACATAATTGAAGCATTCGAGTCCAGGTACCAAAAACACCAAGAACTGAATTCTCGAATCCCTGAGTTTCAAGTTTTCTTTAGCGATCATACCTCAAATGATTTCAACCTGCTCTTCACTTCCCTTCCTCAGAACAATCCATATTATGCAGCAGGTGTTCCGGGCTCTTTCTATGGTCGCTTGTTTCCCAAGGCATCTCTTCACTTTGTCTATACTTCTGTTGCCATTCATTTCCGTTCTGAAGTACCAAAAGAAGTGATGAACAAAAACTCCCTTGCTTGGAATAAAGGCCggatttattacatttattcTTCTGACGAAGTAGTTCGGACTTATAAAGCTCAGTTTGATAGAGATATGGAGAAATTTCTGCAAGCCAGGGCAGAAGAGATTGTTTATGGAGGATTGCTGGTAATCGTTGTAGGTGGTATCGCCCATGAAACTCATCATTCTCAAAGTCATGGAGGTATGATTTTAGAGCTTCTCGGAACTTGCCTTATGGACTTGGCAAAGAAG GGAATTGTAAGTGAGGATAAAGTGGACAGCTTTAATATACCAATATATCTTATGACTCCCCAAGAAGTGGAAGCAGCTGTTGAAAGAAATGGATGTTTCAGCGTTGAGAGAGTTGAAGACATACATCATGTGGGATCAGATGAAAATAACTCTCTGTCTATAACTAATGCCCAAGAATTTTCATCTTATATAAGATCTGGCATGGAGGGGCTAATCAAGAAGCattttggtgaagaaatcttAGATGTGCTGTTTGACACTTATAGGAAGAAAGTTGAAGACAATCCCTCCATTTTCAAGTCAGGGAAAGCGCTTACTTTCTTTATCCTTCTTAAACGCAAAGCAATAAACTAG
- the LOC125422616 gene encoding protein FAR1-RELATED SEQUENCE 5-like, with protein MGKYVISVFVEEHNHPLSSSKKVHLLRSHRNVSEAKKSLTQQFSVVNMLTHQQISILEFEAGGIENIGCTKKDIYNYEAKLCNEMRGRDAELLKEYFLTEQERDPSFMFEIDTDDECKLKHCFWSDSVCRRAYGCFGDVVVVDTTYNTNQYGIFTRISNTAFGNQNVWKSLKENGLLSSKRWVAAYVNHVFSTGMLSSQRAESSHAFFKRALTHQRYKDLSADYVDINEKPHEVIKKTESLHHPGIDYKKNKLNMIIGTAFRSEDFDMVEGISVGRDEE; from the exons ATGGGAAAATATGTCATTAGTGTATTTGTTGAAGAGCACAATCATCCATTATCAAGCTCTAAAAAAGTACATTTATTGAGGTCACATCGTAATGTGTCTGAAGCCAAAAAATCACTAACACAGCAGTTTTCAGTAGTAAACATGCTAACTCACCAACAAATAAgtattcttgaatttgaagctgGGGGTATAGAGAATATTGGGTGTACGAAGAAGGATATTTATAACTACGAAGCTAAGTTGTGTAATGAAATGCGGGGACGAGATGCGGAactattgaaggaatatttcctAACAGAGCAAGAAAGGGATCCATCATTTATGTTTGAAATAGATACAGATGATGAATGTAAATTGAAGCATTGTTTTTGGTCTGATTCGGTTTGTAGAAGAGCTTATGGATGTTTTGGTGATGTAGTGGTAGTTGATACAACTTACAACACTAATCAGTATG GGATTTTTACGAGGATTTCAAACACTGCATTTGGGAATCAGAACGTCTggaagagtttgaaagaaaatgggcTTCTATCATCGAAAAG ATGGGTGGCGGCATATGTTAATCATGTATTCTCAACTGGAATGTTAAGTAGCCAACGTGCAGAAAGCTCTCATGCATTTTTCAAGAG GGCACTTACACATCAACGTTATAAAGACTTAAGTGCTGATTATGTCGATATTAATGAGAAGCCT CATGAGGTGATTAAGAAAACTGAGAGTCTTCATCATCCAGGCATCGATTATAAGAAGAACAAGCTCAACATGATTATTGGAACAGCTTTTAGATCGGAAGATTTCGACATGGTCGAAGGGATTTCGGTGGGTAGAGATGAGGAGTAA
- the LOC132800730 gene encoding loganic acid O-methyltransferase-like has product MAKLEAFPMTGGSGRYRYTRNSTLQRKVIESTKELIKKAIFEELEITSFSSSNTFRVADLGCSVGPNTFLAVPNILDAVKLKYENKGLVSQLPEFQVLFNDHVSNDFNRLFTSLPSERAYFAVGVPGSFHGRLFPRSSLHFVYSSYALHWISRVPKEDIGRFLNARAQEIVHGGLMAIVVPACPSGTPHADVFINKAIELLGCCLIDMVRMGVTSEDKVDTFNLST; this is encoded by the exons ATGGCAAAACTGGAAGCATTTCCTATGACTGGTGGATCTGGCCGCTATAGATACACCAGAAACTCTACCCTTCAG agAAAAGTTATAGAGTCTACTAAAGAACTAATCAAAAAGGCAATTTTTGAGGAGCTCGAAATCACTagcttttcttcttcaaacACCTTTCGAGTTGCTGATTTGGGTTGCTCAGTTGGACCAAACACATTTCTAGCAGTGCCAAACATACTTGATGCCGTGAAGCTCAAGTATGAAAACAAAGGACTCGTATCTCAACTTCCCGAGTTCCAAGTCTTGTTTAACGATCATGTCTCCAACGATTTCAACCGGCTTTTCACATCTCTTCCTTCCGAAAGAGCATACTTCGCAGTGGGAGTCCCGGGTTCTTTCCACGGTCGCTTGTTTCCCAGATCCTCTCTCCACTTTGTCTACTCTTCGTATGCTTTGCACTGGATATCTAGAGTACCGAAAGAG GACATCGGGAGGTTTCTAAATGCTAGAGCACAAGAGATTGTCCATGGAGGGTTGATGGCCATTGTTGTTCCAGCTTGCCCCAGTGGAACTCCACATGCTGATGTCTTCATTAACAAGGCTATTGAACTTCTTGGGTGCTGCCTCATTGACATGGTTAGAATG GGTGTGACAAGTGAAGACAAAGTTGACacttttaacttatcaacataA